In one window of Paraburkholderia phymatum STM815 DNA:
- a CDS encoding sensor domain-containing phosphodiesterase, producing MTIAQQEKTTVPHGFELSMTSGLQRYSVQHGELTLTSVFQPIFSLSHMRAVGYEGLLRAHDPFDRAVSPVDVFGHAARVGDVLHVDRLAQSLHLENFKVLGAEREWLFLNVHPGVLIDSYHSAALLANLRRLNLSPRRIVLEVLEQSAEDIERLADAVRQFRERGFLIALDDFGAGHSNIERIWQLNPDIVKLDRIMLSHAAHRADVASILPGLVALLHEAGKLVLIEGVETEHEAHMAMECNVDFVQGFFFGRPHPGLADAAHAAACIGELTERYQTQTEQRERRNASRLAPYIRAFERAAERLAAGELLDEVCWNFLALDHAARCYLLDDKGRQAGRNVVLRADRASHETRFLPLSDAQGANWLRRPYFRAAIEAPERVHVTRPYLSINEAVPCVTLSVATQIGSRMCVLCGDIDWFEEPHF from the coding sequence ATGACCATTGCGCAACAGGAAAAAACCACGGTGCCGCACGGCTTCGAGCTCAGCATGACCTCGGGCCTGCAGCGCTATTCGGTGCAACACGGCGAGCTGACGCTCACGAGCGTCTTCCAGCCGATATTCAGTCTGTCGCACATGCGTGCCGTGGGCTATGAAGGCTTGTTGCGCGCGCATGACCCGTTCGACCGTGCCGTGTCGCCCGTCGATGTGTTCGGCCACGCGGCGCGCGTCGGCGATGTGCTGCATGTCGACCGGCTCGCGCAGTCGCTGCATCTCGAGAACTTCAAGGTGCTCGGCGCGGAGCGCGAGTGGCTGTTTCTGAACGTCCATCCGGGCGTGCTGATCGACTCGTATCATTCGGCTGCACTGCTCGCAAATTTGCGTCGTTTGAACCTGTCGCCGCGCCGCATCGTGCTCGAAGTGCTCGAACAGAGCGCGGAAGATATCGAACGTCTTGCCGACGCCGTGCGCCAGTTCCGCGAGCGCGGCTTTCTGATCGCGCTCGATGACTTCGGCGCGGGGCATTCGAATATCGAACGCATCTGGCAGCTCAATCCCGACATCGTCAAGCTCGATCGCATCATGCTGTCGCACGCGGCGCATCGTGCGGATGTCGCGTCGATTCTGCCCGGGCTCGTCGCATTGCTGCACGAGGCGGGCAAGCTGGTGCTGATCGAAGGCGTCGAGACGGAGCACGAAGCGCACATGGCAATGGAGTGCAATGTCGATTTCGTGCAGGGTTTTTTCTTTGGGCGTCCGCATCCTGGTCTCGCGGACGCCGCGCACGCGGCCGCCTGCATCGGCGAGCTGACCGAGCGTTATCAGACGCAAACGGAACAGCGCGAGCGACGCAACGCGTCGCGGCTCGCGCCATACATTCGCGCATTCGAGCGCGCGGCGGAACGGCTTGCCGCGGGTGAACTGCTCGATGAAGTGTGCTGGAATTTTCTCGCGCTCGATCACGCGGCGCGCTGCTATCTGCTCGACGACAAGGGCCGTCAGGCGGGACGCAACGTGGTGTTGCGCGCGGACCGCGCGTCGCACGAAACGCGCTTCCTGCCGCTATCCGATGCGCAGGGCGCGAACTGGCTGCGCCGGCCGTATTTCCGCGCGGCAATCGAGGCACCTGAACGCGTGCATGTGACGCGGCCTTATCTGTCGATTAACGAAGCGGTGCCCTGCGTCACGTTGTCGGTGGCGACGCAGATCGGCAGTCGCATGTGCGTGCTGTGCGGCGATATCGACTGGTTCGAGGAGCCGCACTTCTGA
- a CDS encoding copper homeostasis protein CutC: MRNERVLLEVIATTVADAKAAARGGADRLELITAMGEGGLTPSIGMIEAVAAAVPIPVNVIVRPHSHSFVYDADDFAVILRDVRAARAAGANAVVFGMLTASREVDREALLRVVDAADGMPVTFHRAFDETRDLREALDILLEVDGVANVLTSGGRSSVLDAVGEVQLLVAQAAGSACTVLAGAGLTVDRVAGFVHAAHVKAVHFGSGVRSDGVVAEEKVRLVRGLLDA; this comes from the coding sequence ATGCGAAACGAACGGGTATTGCTCGAAGTCATCGCGACGACGGTTGCCGATGCGAAGGCTGCCGCGCGTGGCGGCGCGGATCGGCTTGAACTGATCACCGCGATGGGCGAGGGCGGGTTGACGCCGAGCATCGGCATGATCGAGGCCGTCGCGGCGGCCGTGCCGATTCCCGTGAACGTGATCGTGCGGCCGCATAGCCACTCTTTTGTCTACGATGCCGATGACTTTGCTGTGATTCTGCGGGACGTGCGTGCGGCCAGGGCGGCGGGTGCCAATGCGGTGGTGTTTGGGATGTTGACTGCGTCGCGCGAAGTTGATCGTGAGGCGTTGTTACGCGTTGTCGATGCTGCTGACGGGATGCCTGTCACGTTTCATCGTGCGTTCGATGAAACGCGCGATTTGCGCGAGGCTTTGGATATTCTTCTCGAGGTCGACGGGGTTGCGAATGTCTTGACCTCCGGTGGGAGGTCTTCTGTGCTCGATGCCGTTGGTGAGGTTCAATTGCTTGTTGCGCAAGCGGCGGGATCTGCCTGTACGGTGCTGGCGGGCGCCGGGCTGACGGTTGATCGTGTCGCCGGGTTTGTCCACGCTGCGCACGTGAAGGCGGTTCATTTCGGATCGGGTGTGCGCAGCGATGGTGTTGTTGCTGAGGAGAAGGTCAGGTTGGTGCGCGGGCTTCTGGATGCATGA
- a CDS encoding indolepyruvate ferredoxin oxidoreductase family protein — MTARPPIDGIPALADYRLSDNLTATRGRIFLTGTQALVRLTLMQRQLDKARGLNTAGFISGYRGSPLGMVDQQLWKAKKLLDANDVRFLPAINEELGGTAVLGTQRVEADPERTVDGVYAMWYGKGPGVDRAGDALKHGNAYGSSQHGGVLVVAGDDHGCVSSSMPHQSDFAMIAWHMPVVNPSNVADMLEFGVYGWALSRYSGAWVGFKAISETVESGSTVDLDALQTQWPAPEGFEAPAGGLHNRWPDLPSLTIEQRLHAKLDAVRHFARANSIDKWIAPSPHANVGIITCGKAHLDLMEALRRLDLTVADLEQAGVRIYKVGLSFPLEMTRIDAFVSGLSDVLVIEEKGPVIEQQIKDYLYNRTQGARPAIFGKHAEDGSMLLSSLGELRPSRILPVFANWLAKHKPALDRRERVVDLVAPQILSNAADAVKRTPYFCSGCPHNTSTKVPEGSIAQAGIGCHFMASWMERDTTGLIQMGGEGVDWAAHSMFTKTRHVFQNLGDGTYFHSGILAIRQAVAAKATITYKILYNDAVAMTGGQPVDGSISVPQIARQVEAEGVSHFVVVSDEPEKYDGHHGLFPKGTTFHHRSELDKVQRELRDIDGVTVLIYDQTCAAEKRRRRKKGEFPDPDKRLFINEEVCEGCGDCGVQSNCLSVEPVETPLGRKRRIDQSSCNKDYSCVNGFCPSFVTIEGGKLKKAAGVAFDAAALATCVDALPLPTTQLDAAPYDILVTGVGGTGVVTVGALISMGAHLEGKSASVLDFMGFAQKGGSVLSFVRFAARDEWLNQVRIDTQQADVLLACDMVVGASADALQTVRRGRTRIVVNTHAIPNASFVQNPDANLHADALLDKMRHAAGDEFMSSCDAQSLATRFLGDTIGANIVMLGFAWQLGLVPISFGAMMRAIELNNVAVQMNQLAFSIGRMAAADPAGLEVLWTQRHAVHPAVSLESLDALLADREARLHTYGGAAYVKRYRALVDAARQAERELEPASGERLSRAVATTFYRLLAVKDEYEVARLHSDPAFRAALEAQFEGVAGKDFGVKFNLAPPTISRAKHGAKPQKKTFGQWMWPVLGLMAKWRGLRGTALDPFGHTVERRMERELSADYETTMQRAFAVLSHVTADDVVRLAELHARVRGYGHVKLANLAAVKRSEREIAARLHIEAASGPAVVDALQEAKGLGTLRGIPVVVAK; from the coding sequence ATGACCGCGCGTCCACCCATCGACGGCATCCCCGCGCTCGCCGATTACCGCCTCTCCGACAACCTCACTGCCACGCGCGGCCGCATCTTCCTCACGGGCACGCAGGCGCTCGTGCGCCTCACCTTGATGCAACGCCAACTCGACAAGGCGCGCGGCCTCAATACGGCCGGTTTCATCAGCGGTTATCGCGGTTCACCCCTCGGCATGGTCGACCAGCAATTGTGGAAAGCGAAAAAACTGCTCGACGCAAACGACGTCCGCTTCCTCCCCGCGATCAACGAAGAACTCGGCGGCACCGCCGTGCTCGGCACGCAGCGCGTCGAAGCGGACCCTGAACGCACCGTCGATGGCGTCTACGCGATGTGGTACGGCAAAGGCCCCGGGGTCGACCGCGCGGGCGACGCGCTCAAGCACGGCAACGCATACGGCTCGTCGCAGCATGGCGGCGTGCTGGTCGTCGCAGGCGACGATCACGGTTGCGTGTCGTCGTCGATGCCGCATCAAAGCGACTTCGCGATGATCGCGTGGCACATGCCCGTCGTGAATCCGTCGAACGTCGCGGACATGCTCGAATTCGGCGTCTACGGCTGGGCGCTGTCGCGTTACTCGGGTGCGTGGGTCGGCTTCAAGGCGATTTCGGAAACAGTCGAGTCCGGTTCGACCGTCGATCTCGACGCGCTGCAAACGCAATGGCCCGCACCCGAAGGCTTCGAAGCGCCCGCCGGCGGCCTGCACAACCGCTGGCCGGATCTGCCGAGCCTCACGATCGAACAACGTCTGCACGCGAAGCTCGACGCCGTACGCCATTTCGCTCGCGCCAACAGCATCGACAAATGGATCGCGCCAAGTCCGCATGCGAACGTCGGCATCATCACATGCGGCAAGGCACATCTCGATCTGATGGAAGCGCTGCGCCGGCTCGATCTCACCGTGGCCGATCTGGAGCAGGCGGGCGTGCGAATCTACAAGGTGGGCCTGTCCTTCCCGCTCGAGATGACGCGTATCGATGCGTTCGTTTCCGGGCTCTCCGACGTGCTGGTGATCGAGGAGAAAGGCCCCGTCATCGAGCAGCAGATCAAGGACTATCTGTACAACCGCACGCAAGGCGCGCGGCCCGCGATCTTCGGCAAACATGCGGAAGACGGTTCGATGTTGCTGTCGTCGCTCGGTGAACTGCGGCCGTCGCGCATCCTGCCCGTCTTCGCGAACTGGCTCGCGAAACACAAACCAGCGCTCGATCGGCGCGAGCGCGTGGTTGATCTCGTCGCACCGCAAATCCTCTCGAACGCCGCAGACGCCGTAAAGCGCACGCCCTACTTCTGCTCGGGCTGCCCGCACAATACGTCGACAAAGGTGCCGGAGGGCTCCATCGCGCAGGCGGGCATCGGCTGTCACTTCATGGCGTCGTGGATGGAACGCGATACCACGGGCCTGATCCAGATGGGCGGCGAAGGGGTCGACTGGGCCGCGCATTCGATGTTCACGAAAACGCGCCACGTGTTCCAGAATCTCGGCGACGGCACCTACTTCCACTCGGGCATTCTCGCGATCCGCCAGGCCGTCGCGGCCAAGGCGACGATCACCTACAAGATTCTCTATAACGACGCCGTCGCGATGACGGGCGGACAGCCGGTGGACGGCAGCATCTCCGTGCCGCAGATCGCGCGGCAGGTCGAAGCGGAAGGCGTGTCGCATTTCGTCGTAGTCAGCGACGAGCCCGAGAAATACGACGGACATCATGGCCTGTTTCCGAAGGGCACGACGTTCCATCACCGCAGCGAGCTCGACAAGGTGCAGCGCGAACTGCGCGATATCGACGGCGTGACGGTGCTGATCTACGACCAGACCTGCGCCGCCGAAAAGCGCCGCCGCCGCAAGAAGGGCGAGTTTCCCGACCCGGACAAACGCCTCTTCATCAACGAGGAAGTGTGCGAAGGATGCGGCGATTGCGGCGTGCAGTCGAATTGTCTGTCCGTCGAGCCCGTTGAGACACCGTTGGGCCGCAAGCGCCGCATCGACCAGTCGTCGTGCAACAAGGATTATTCGTGCGTGAACGGCTTCTGCCCGAGCTTCGTGACGATCGAAGGAGGCAAGCTCAAGAAAGCGGCGGGCGTTGCATTCGATGCAGCGGCGCTCGCCACATGCGTCGACGCGTTGCCTCTGCCGACGACTCAACTCGACGCCGCGCCGTACGACATTCTTGTCACTGGCGTGGGCGGCACGGGCGTTGTGACCGTCGGCGCGCTGATCAGCATGGGAGCGCATCTGGAAGGCAAGAGTGCGTCGGTGCTCGATTTCATGGGCTTCGCGCAGAAGGGCGGATCGGTGCTGTCGTTCGTGCGTTTCGCTGCGCGCGACGAGTGGCTCAATCAGGTGCGGATCGACACGCAGCAAGCCGACGTGCTGCTCGCGTGCGACATGGTGGTCGGTGCGAGTGCCGATGCCTTGCAGACGGTGCGTCGTGGCCGCACGCGGATCGTCGTGAACACGCATGCCATTCCGAATGCGTCGTTCGTGCAGAACCCGGACGCGAATCTGCATGCCGACGCGTTGCTCGACAAGATGCGTCACGCAGCGGGCGACGAGTTCATGTCGTCGTGCGACGCGCAGTCGCTCGCGACGCGCTTCCTCGGCGACACGATCGGCGCGAACATCGTGATGTTGGGCTTCGCGTGGCAACTGGGTCTCGTGCCCATATCGTTTGGGGCGATGATGCGCGCGATCGAACTGAACAACGTCGCGGTGCAGATGAACCAGCTGGCCTTTTCGATTGGACGCATGGCTGCAGCCGACCCAGCCGGGCTCGAGGTGCTGTGGACGCAACGTCATGCGGTTCATCCCGCAGTCTCGCTGGAATCGCTCGATGCGTTGTTAGCGGATCGCGAAGCGCGTCTTCACACTTATGGCGGTGCTGCTTATGTGAAGCGGTATCGTGCGCTGGTCGATGCTGCGCGTCAGGCCGAGCGCGAGCTCGAACCGGCTAGCGGAGAGCGTTTGAGCCGCGCGGTAGCGACGACGTTCTATCGATTGCTCGCGGTGAAGGACGAATACGAAGTCGCGCGCCTGCATAGCGATCCCGCGTTTCGTGCCGCGCTCGAAGCGCAATTCGAAGGTGTAGCGGGCAAAGACTTCGGCGTGAAGTTCAATCTGGCGCCGCCGACGATTTCACGCGCGAAGCACGGCGCGAAGCCGCAGAAGAAGACCTTTGGTCAATGGATGTGGCCAGTGCTCGGTTTGATGGCCAAGTGGCGCGGTTTGCGCGGCACGGCTCTCGATCCGTTTGGCCACACTGTCGAGCGGCGCATGGAGCGTGAATTGTCCGCCGACTATGAGACGACGATGCAGCGTGCGTTTGCTGTTCTCAGCCATGTCACTGCGGACGATGTCGTCAGGCTCGCTGAGTTGCACGCGCGGGTGCGGGGATATGGGCATGTGAAGCTCGCGAATCTCGCTGCGGTTAAGCGCAGCGAGCGGGAGATTGCGGCGCGGTTGCATATCGAGGCGGCTTCGGGCCCTGCCGTGGTCGATGCGCTTCAGGAGGCCAAGGGCTTGGGGACGTTGCGGGGGATTCCTGTTGTCGTAGCCAAGTGA
- a CDS encoding glutathione S-transferase family protein, whose product MKLYYWPKTRAFRALWMLEEASARYELAHVNIRAGEQDTTQFHHINPMCKLPALDDDGVQVAESGAVLLYLADRFPEANLGAPVGDPLRGRFLQWLFFTPGCLEPAMAEKLTGASGNSFSFGWGNLERVKAAIDMALYEGEWLLGERFSAADLLLAGTLQIAFVAKLLEPTGRIGEYVDRAISRDAHTRAMAIEQREIEVLKLKH is encoded by the coding sequence ATGAAACTGTACTATTGGCCCAAGACCCGAGCATTCCGCGCCCTCTGGATGCTCGAAGAAGCATCCGCCCGCTACGAGCTGGCCCATGTGAACATCCGGGCAGGCGAGCAGGACACCACTCAGTTCCACCACATCAACCCGATGTGCAAGCTTCCCGCGCTCGACGACGACGGCGTCCAGGTCGCCGAATCCGGCGCGGTGCTGCTCTATCTCGCCGATCGTTTCCCCGAAGCCAATCTGGGCGCACCAGTCGGCGATCCGTTGCGGGGACGTTTCCTTCAGTGGCTGTTCTTCACGCCGGGCTGTCTCGAACCGGCGATGGCCGAGAAGCTCACAGGTGCATCGGGCAATTCGTTCAGCTTCGGCTGGGGCAATCTCGAACGCGTGAAAGCCGCCATCGATATGGCGCTCTACGAAGGCGAATGGCTCCTCGGCGAACGCTTCTCCGCTGCCGATCTGCTGCTCGCGGGCACACTCCAGATCGCGTTCGTCGCGAAGCTGCTGGAGCCGACGGGGCGCATAGGCGAATATGTCGACCGGGCGATCTCGCGTGACGCGCACACGCGCGCGATGGCCATCGAGCAACGCGAAATCGAAGTATTGAAGCTGAAGCACTAG
- a CDS encoding ion channel translates to MNATPPESSGDHRARAGRLLDRKIRARSHTVVAHGLPLRVWQDLYHRALTISWPVFFTSLAFLFLVLNSAFASLYELGGATIANQNPKGFAGAFFFSVETLATVGYGDMHPQTLYGHLVATLEIFVGMSGIALATGLIFARFSRPRAKIMFSRFAIVRPIDGQTTLMVRTANARQNVIVEARARLRLMRVERSTEGYVLRKIYDLKLVRDQQPMFYLGWNLMHVIDEASPLFGETPESLYTRDASLLLTIEGSDENTSQTMQARFSWPSDDIRWQHRFVDLIREENGVSHIDYTHFDDVEPLQPHELQQAPTG, encoded by the coding sequence ATGAACGCGACTCCCCCCGAATCCAGCGGCGATCACCGCGCGCGCGCCGGCCGTCTGCTCGACCGGAAGATTCGCGCCCGTTCGCATACCGTCGTCGCGCACGGCCTGCCGCTGCGTGTGTGGCAGGACCTGTATCACCGCGCGCTGACCATCAGCTGGCCCGTGTTCTTCACTTCGCTGGCGTTTCTGTTCCTCGTGCTGAACTCGGCGTTCGCCTCGCTATATGAACTTGGCGGTGCAACGATCGCCAATCAGAATCCCAAGGGCTTTGCGGGCGCGTTCTTCTTCAGCGTCGAAACGCTTGCGACGGTCGGTTATGGCGACATGCACCCGCAGACGCTATACGGGCACCTCGTCGCGACGCTCGAGATCTTCGTCGGCATGTCGGGAATTGCGCTCGCCACCGGTCTCATCTTCGCGCGCTTTTCCAGGCCGCGCGCCAAGATCATGTTCTCGCGCTTTGCGATTGTGCGCCCGATCGACGGACAGACCACGCTGATGGTGCGCACCGCGAACGCGCGGCAAAACGTGATCGTCGAGGCGCGAGCGCGGCTGCGTTTGATGCGCGTCGAGCGCTCGACGGAAGGCTACGTGCTGCGCAAGATATACGACCTCAAGCTGGTACGCGATCAGCAACCGATGTTCTATCTCGGCTGGAACCTGATGCACGTAATCGACGAAGCAAGCCCGCTGTTCGGCGAAACGCCGGAGAGTCTCTACACGCGGGACGCGTCGCTGCTGCTCACGATAGAGGGCTCCGACGAAAACACCTCGCAGACAATGCAGGCGCGCTTTTCGTGGCCGAGCGACGACATTCGCTGGCAGCACCGCTTCGTCGATCTGATCCGCGAAGAGAATGGCGTGAGCCACATCGACTACACGCATTTCGACGATGTCGAGCCGCTCCAGCCGCACGAACTACAGCAGGCGCCGACGGGTTGA
- a CDS encoding carbohydrate kinase family protein produces MSASLESSTTFPDFVSAGDILTDLVRTGPSSWLSVPGGAGWNVARAVARLGLPTACAGSLGVDNFSDDLWNASVAAGLDMRFMQRVERAPLLAVVHQTHPPAYFFMGDNSADLAFDPSALPEGWMSYVKWAHFGCISLVRQPLGTTLAKLAADLRARGVKISFDPNYRNLMAHGYEPTLRRMAGLADLIKVSDEDLRMLFKTDDEAAALAQLRAMNPKAIVLVTRGSETATLIDGDRVIEAKPPRVAVADTVGAGDASIGGLLFSLMTAPQRKWEEHLAFSLAAGAAACRHSGAHSPTLDEVVSLLQD; encoded by the coding sequence ATGAGCGCGAGCCTCGAATCTTCCACCACGTTTCCCGATTTCGTTTCCGCCGGCGACATCCTTACCGATCTCGTCCGCACGGGCCCTTCAAGCTGGCTATCGGTGCCGGGCGGCGCGGGCTGGAACGTCGCGCGCGCGGTCGCGCGGCTGGGCCTACCGACGGCCTGCGCCGGTTCCCTCGGCGTCGACAATTTCTCCGACGACCTGTGGAATGCAAGCGTCGCGGCCGGTCTCGACATGCGCTTCATGCAGCGTGTCGAGCGCGCGCCGTTGCTTGCCGTCGTGCACCAGACGCATCCGCCCGCGTACTTCTTCATGGGCGACAACAGCGCCGACCTCGCGTTCGATCCGTCGGCGCTGCCGGAAGGATGGATGTCGTATGTGAAGTGGGCCCACTTCGGCTGCATCAGCCTCGTGCGCCAGCCGCTCGGCACGACGCTCGCGAAGCTCGCCGCCGATCTGCGCGCACGAGGCGTGAAGATCAGCTTCGATCCGAACTACCGCAATCTGATGGCGCACGGCTACGAGCCGACGTTGCGCCGGATGGCGGGGCTCGCGGATCTGATCAAGGTATCGGACGAAGACCTGCGCATGCTGTTCAAGACGGACGACGAAGCGGCCGCGCTCGCGCAACTGCGCGCGATGAATCCGAAGGCGATCGTGCTCGTCACGCGCGGCTCGGAAACGGCGACGCTGATCGACGGCGATCGCGTCATCGAAGCGAAGCCGCCGCGCGTGGCCGTCGCGGATACGGTCGGCGCGGGCGATGCATCGATCGGCGGGCTGCTCTTCAGCCTGATGACGGCGCCGCAGCGCAAGTGGGAAGAGCATCTCGCGTTCTCGCTGGCGGCGGGCGCCGCCGCGTGCCGCCACTCGGGCGCGCACTCGCCGACGCTCGATGAAGTCGTCTCGTTGCTGCAGGATTGA
- a CDS encoding AGE family epimerase/isomerase, producing the protein MKQPDTTLSNNTANDKAPPVASFRDGAFLLSHIEDTLRFYAPNVFDPSGGFFHFFRDDGSIYNRTTRHLVSSCRYVFNYAMAYRQFGEPQHLEYAQHGLKFLHDGHWDPHHQGYDWEADWRDGHRRTLDATRHCYGLAFVLLAYAHAAMAGIEEAKPMIAATFELMEHRFWDPAAGLYADEATADWRVSSYRGQNANMHTMEALLAAYEATGHLVYLDRAERVATNIALRQAKLSQGLVWEHFHADWSVDWHYNEEDSSNIFRPWGFQPGHQTEWAKLLLILERHRPLPWLLPRAIELFDAAMTHAWDHDHGGLYYGFGPDRTVCDHDKYFWVQAETFATAALLGKRTGNERFWDWYDEIWRYSWTHFVDHRYGAWYRILTCDNRKYSDEKSPAGKTDYHTMGACYEVLHHALQTSSTSA; encoded by the coding sequence ATGAAACAACCCGACACGACGCTTTCGAACAATACCGCCAATGACAAGGCGCCGCCCGTCGCGAGCTTCCGCGACGGGGCGTTCCTGCTGTCGCACATCGAAGACACGCTGCGCTTTTATGCGCCGAACGTATTCGATCCGAGCGGCGGCTTCTTCCACTTTTTTCGCGACGACGGCTCGATCTACAACCGCACGACGCGGCACCTCGTCAGCAGTTGCCGGTATGTGTTCAACTACGCGATGGCGTACCGGCAGTTCGGCGAGCCGCAGCATCTGGAGTACGCACAGCACGGCCTGAAGTTCCTGCACGACGGTCATTGGGACCCCCATCATCAGGGTTACGACTGGGAGGCCGACTGGCGCGACGGCCATCGGCGCACGCTCGACGCGACGCGCCACTGCTACGGTCTCGCGTTCGTGCTGCTCGCGTATGCGCATGCCGCGATGGCGGGCATCGAAGAAGCGAAGCCGATGATCGCCGCGACCTTCGAACTGATGGAGCACCGCTTCTGGGATCCCGCAGCCGGCCTCTACGCCGACGAAGCCACGGCCGACTGGCGCGTGAGTTCGTATCGCGGCCAGAACGCGAACATGCACACAATGGAAGCGCTGCTCGCCGCGTATGAAGCGACGGGCCACCTCGTGTATCTCGATCGCGCGGAACGCGTCGCGACCAACATCGCGTTGCGTCAGGCGAAGCTCTCGCAGGGTCTCGTGTGGGAGCACTTTCACGCGGACTGGTCGGTGGACTGGCACTACAACGAGGAAGACAGCTCCAACATCTTCCGTCCGTGGGGTTTCCAGCCGGGCCATCAGACGGAATGGGCGAAGCTGCTGCTGATCCTTGAACGACACCGTCCGCTGCCGTGGCTGTTGCCGCGCGCGATCGAACTGTTCGACGCCGCGATGACGCACGCATGGGATCACGATCACGGCGGTCTCTATTACGGCTTTGGACCCGACCGCACCGTCTGCGATCACGACAAATACTTCTGGGTGCAGGCCGAAACCTTCGCGACGGCCGCGCTGCTCGGCAAGCGAACAGGCAACGAGCGCTTCTGGGACTGGTACGACGAAATCTGGCGCTACAGCTGGACGCATTTCGTCGATCATCGTTATGGCGCGTGGTATCGCATACTTACGTGCGACAACCGCAAATACAGCGACGAAAAGAGCCCGGCCGGCAAGACCGACTATCACACGATGGGCGCATGCTACGAAGTGCTGCACCACGCGTTGCAGACTTCCAGCACGTCCGCATAA
- a CDS encoding LacI family DNA-binding transcriptional regulator has protein sequence MATTIRDVARAASVSIGTVSRALKNQPGLSESTRERVVETARRLGYDSAQLRPRIRRLTFLLHRHHSNFSVSPFFSHVLHGVEDACRERGIVPSVLTAGPTEDVVQQMRLHAPDAIAVAGFVEPETLTTLAAMKRPLVLIDLWAPDLRSVNLDNQAGAALAMQHLFAQKRTRIAFIGGSLAHYSIAQRALGYRRAFFEAGLLFDPSLEVTIHAGLDPDSGAALAMEQLLDRPGPRPDAVFAYNDLAALAALRVCVARGLRVPEDIAIVGFDDIPAAAHARPPLTTIAVDKEALGRRGVELLLDDTPSALDIRIPVQLVVRASTSVNTP, from the coding sequence ATGGCTACAACGATCCGCGACGTCGCCCGCGCGGCCAGCGTGTCGATCGGCACCGTCTCACGCGCGCTGAAGAACCAGCCGGGCTTGTCGGAGTCGACGCGCGAGCGCGTCGTCGAAACGGCCCGCCGGCTTGGCTACGATTCCGCCCAGTTGCGTCCGCGCATTCGACGGCTCACGTTTTTGCTGCATCGGCATCACAGCAACTTCTCTGTCAGTCCGTTCTTTTCGCACGTGCTGCACGGCGTCGAGGATGCGTGCCGCGAGCGAGGCATCGTCCCGTCCGTGCTGACGGCGGGCCCGACGGAAGACGTGGTGCAGCAGATGCGCCTGCATGCGCCCGACGCGATCGCCGTCGCGGGCTTCGTCGAGCCCGAAACGCTCACCACCCTTGCTGCGATGAAACGCCCGCTCGTGCTGATCGACCTGTGGGCGCCGGATCTGCGCTCGGTGAATCTCGACAATCAGGCGGGCGCCGCGCTCGCGATGCAGCATCTGTTCGCGCAGAAGCGCACGCGCATCGCGTTCATCGGCGGCTCGCTGGCGCACTACAGCATCGCGCAGCGCGCGCTCGGCTACCGGCGCGCGTTCTTCGAAGCCGGGCTGCTGTTCGATCCTTCGCTGGAAGTGACGATCCATGCCGGCCTCGATCCCGACTCGGGCGCCGCGCTCGCGATGGAGCAGCTGCTCGACCGTCCCGGCCCGCGCCCCGACGCCGTCTTCGCATACAACGACCTCGCCGCGCTCGCCGCGCTGCGCGTGTGCGTCGCACGCGGTTTGCGCGTGCCCGAAGACATCGCGATCGTCGGCTTCGACGACATTCCCGCTGCCGCCCACGCCCGCCCGCCGCTGACGACGATCGCAGTCGACAAGGAAGCGCTCGGGCGGCGCGGCGTCGAATTGCTGCTCGACGACACGCCGTCCGCACTCGACATCCGCATACCGGTCCAACTCGTAGTCCGTGCCAGTACTTCAGTGAACACGCCATGA